The genome window GTCGTATTCGGATGGCGTCGCGAGGTAACTCCGTAGACGGCGCTCACGGCCGTTTCGACGAGGAGGGGTTCGAAAAGGTGGCTACAGGGTGACTACAGGTGTAGCCACCACCCATGGAGCGTCGGTCGCGACGGGGAACTGCGACGGACCAGATGCGATAGACTGTCGACTCCCCGTCAGTCGATTTCCTTCGACGGTGTGATCATAAGCGTGCTGGCCGAGATGACGCCCGTCTGACGGAGAGCCGACGGGCCACGGTTCGACGCCCGAATCAATCACGTTTTGACGGTCGCCACGAGAGACTTCACCGATCATGTCCGCCGAGTCCGACGACGATCCACGCGTCCCAATCGTCTGTCCCGAGTGCGAGACGACCTCCCGAATCCCCCTCGACGACGTCGCCGACTCGATCGAGCGTCACAACGACCAGCTCCACGACGGCGAGGACGTCGCCCAGGTCGACCCCGACGTCGCCGATCACCTCGCCGATCTGATCGGCATCGACCTTGGACTGCTCGAGGAGCGCTAACCCGGCTCGAACGTGGTCGTGTTCCGTTGCTCGTCAGCGGAGGTACTCACAGTACGCTCCGGCCGTCGTGTGGATTCGACAGGGAGTTTATCGCCCCTCGAGACGATAACGCATCCATGGCTCGTGCGACCCACACCTGCACCTGCGGGGCGGTGTTACAGTACAAGCAGGACCTCGAGAAAGAACGCGGCGGAATCGTCGCAGCCTGGAAGTGCAAAGAGTGTGGGACGCCGGTCCCCGGAATGGTCGCAGAAAAGCTCAAACACCAGCACCCCTCCTGAGACGGACCGCTGTACATCAGTCCCATCACGCCAGTGAGTCGGCACAGATGTGACGACACAGCAACCTGTCTGGTCTCCGCGTCGGTCTGACGCTTTCGCTTTGACTACCGATCGCTACTGACCGTCACAGATCTCGAGGAAGTTCTCGAAGATCTCCTCACCGGCTTCGGTGTGGGCGACTTCGGGATGCCACTGAACTCCATAGAGGTCACGGTCGGGGTCGCTCATCGCTTCGACGTTACAGACGTCGCTCCGTGCCGTGATCGTAAAGCCCTCCGGAACGTCTTTGACCTCGTCGGCGTGGCTCGCCCAGACGCGCGTTTCGGGATACAGCGACCCGGTCAGGAGATCGTCTTCGTCGAGGACCTCGACGGTAACGTCGGCGTACCCGCCGTAGTCGCCGCCGCCGACGCGACCGCCGAGTTCGTCAGCGATCAGTTGCATGCCGAGACAGATCCCGAGTACGGGACGGCCGTCCTCGAGGTATGCCGGAGACTGGCCGATGCGGTCCATATCCGGCCCGCCGGAGAGAACGATCCCGTCGGCGTCGACGTCTTCCGGTGGCGTCTCGTTGTCGACGAGTTCCGTCTCCACGCCCAGGTCGCGTAGTGCTCGTTGCTCCAGATGAGTGAACTGCCCGTGGTTATCCACCACGACGATCTTCGTCATTGGCGGGTCCTAGCCAGTCGACTGGTAAAAGCGGTCCGAAAATGGCGCTTCTCGCCGTACTCGAGGGGGCGAGTTCGGCAACCGACAGCCGTCGACCCGTCTCGCTCCGGTACGTTTATGCGTCTCTCACCGGACGGTACGTGTATGGCAGTCGATCTCAACGAGTTCACACATCCGGCCTGGAAGGCTGCGGTGGGAACGGTCGTCGGATACGGGCTTATCCTCGTCGTCCTCACGCTCGCGATGTTCGCCCTTCCGTGGCTCATCTTCGCGACGCTGTAACGATCGGGAACCGCGATCGCTCGAGGATCGCCGTCGACCTGCGTTTTTCGAGGGAGTCGACACTGACACTCGCGCCAGCGGCTGTGCTGAGTGAACACCGTCGCTCGAGCGGGTTCACTGGATGAGTCGGTATCGTCTCGAAAGCGACGCCGGGAGAATCGACTGCTCCGGTCAGGCGAACGTCTTCGAGACGTCCTCGGTGGTGTCCGAGTCGGCCTGCACCTTGTCCCAGGCGTTCTGGAAGTCCTCTCCGCGGATCTCGGTACGGTCGTCACGGATGGCGAACATACCGGCTTCGGTACAAACAGCTTTGATATCGGCACCGGAGGCGTCCGCCGTTTCTTCGGCCAGGGCGGCAAAGTCGACGTCGTCGTCGACGTTCATGTTGCGGGTGTGGATCTGGAAGATGAGTTCGCGACCCTCCTCGCCTGGTTTCGGCACCTCGATGAGGCGGTCGAACCGACCGGGGCGAAGGATCGCCCGGTCGAGCATGTCGAAGCGGTTGGTGGCGGCGATGATACGGATCTCGCCGCGTTCTTCGAAGCCGTCCATCTCGGCGAGCAGTTGCATCATCGTTCGCTGGACCTCGGCGTCGCCCGACGTCTTCGACTCCGTGCGTTTGGCAGCGATTGCGTCGATCTCGTCGATGAAGATGACGGCAGGTTCGTGTTCGCGGGCCACGTCGAACAGGTCCCGGACGAGTTTGGCACCCTCGCCGATGAATTTGTGGACGAGTTCGGAGCCGGCCATCTTGATGAAGGTCGCGTCGGTCTGGTTGGCGACGGCCTTCGCGAGCATCGTCTTACCCGTCCCGGGTGGACCGTACAGCAGGACGCCACTCGGTGGATCGATGCCCACGTCCTCGAACATGTCGGGCTTCTCGAGGGGCATCTCGACGGTTTCACGAACCTCTTGGAGTTGCTCCTCGA of Natrarchaeobaculum sulfurireducens contains these proteins:
- a CDS encoding GMP synthase subunit A — translated: MTKIVVVDNHGQFTHLEQRALRDLGVETELVDNETPPEDVDADGIVLSGGPDMDRIGQSPAYLEDGRPVLGICLGMQLIADELGGRVGGGDYGGYADVTVEVLDEDDLLTGSLYPETRVWASHADEVKDVPEGFTITARSDVCNVEAMSDPDRDLYGVQWHPEVAHTEAGEEIFENFLEICDGQ
- the pan1 gene encoding proteasome-activating nucleotidase Pan1; translation: MSDTVDDVDLPYDEDEASQQEKIQALEDRLEILETQNEEMRDKLLDANAENNKYQQKLERLTHENKKLKQSPLFVATVQEVSDEGVIIKQHGNNQEALTEVTEEMREDIAPDDRVAVNNSLSIVKTLSSETDVRARVMEVTESPEVSYEDIGGLEEQLQEVRETVEMPLEKPDMFEDVGIDPPSGVLLYGPPGTGKTMLAKAVANQTDATFIKMAGSELVHKFIGEGAKLVRDLFDVAREHEPAVIFIDEIDAIAAKRTESKTSGDAEVQRTMMQLLAEMDGFEERGEIRIIAATNRFDMLDRAILRPGRFDRLIEVPKPGEEGRELIFQIHTRNMNVDDDVDFAALAEETADASGADIKAVCTEAGMFAIRDDRTEIRGEDFQNAWDKVQADSDTTEDVSKTFA